The following nucleotide sequence is from Citrus sinensis cultivar Valencia sweet orange chromosome 6, DVS_A1.0, whole genome shotgun sequence.
TTCTTCCTCTTACTCGACGGCGACAGGAACTTCGACTCGAGAAGTGACAATTAGTTTGCGGAAGGGTTCATCAATGTATAAGCTTTACCGCATGCTTTCTCCAATGGGGGACCCAAATGATTCAATGGTTCCGCTGCTCGATCAATGGGTCGAAGAAGGACGCCCATTGGATATGGAACAGCTCCGAATCATCATTAAGAAGTTTCGGTTGTACAAACGATTCTCTCACGCTCTCCAGGTATTAAAAGTcgtaatatttttgttattatttgcattgcaattttcaaaaaagttCTGTTGAAAATGTTTGTTACTGTAATGATTTTATGGCTCCAAAAAATTTGTATCGTGTTTCCCTTTGATGGCATTTTGAGATGTGGTAGTAGATTTGGGAATTGTAGCGGGATAGCCTAGCCTCATGAACCCGGATAGCTAAAACTTTCATTTTTGCTCTATGTTGTGTAGTTCATATATGGATTGTCTGAAATTGAAACGATTTCAGTTTCATTACTAGTTTTTGGACTGTATTTTTCCACCTTTGCTCCCAAGCCTGTTGATGGTCCTGTTGGTTGATGAGAATATATTGATTGAGCATTAACAAGTCTACTTAACTTAATGAGACTGATCAAGGGAGCcgttttttgttttctgtaaaTTCGACTTTCGGGGAAGCATACTGGATTTGAGCTACCTGTGATAAGTGGAACCATTGGTTTCTTGTTATTAGTAAGGATGCTTATTCTGTTTtatgatttcaattttttgtcatCTCATTGGTTTATCTCCCCGTCCCCCTTCCTTCCCAGATATCTATGTGGATGACCAAGAAGAGCAACTTCGTACTCACACCTGCTGATGTTGCCATTAGGCTAGACTTGATTGCTAAAGTTCAGGGAATAGAACAAGCAGCAAGTTATTTCAATTGTGTTCCAGAAAAGTTAAAGCTTCCCAGCGTTTATATTGCTCTCCTCAATGCCTATGCCTGTGCAAAATCTGCAGAAAAGGCAGAGATTATCATGCAGCAAATGAGGGATCGGGGGTTGGTTAAAAAAACTATAGATTACAATTCCATGATGAATGTTTATTATCAGACTGGAAATTACAAGAAACTTGACAGTCTGATGCACGAAATGGAAGAAAAGGGTATTGATTGTGACAAATATACATTCAGCATCCTTCTCAGTGCGTGTGCAGCTGCTTCTGATGGTGAGGGAATTGACAAGATTGTGGCAATGATGGAAGCGGATCGGGGTGTTGTTTTAGACTGGACAGTTTATGCTACAGCAGCTAGTGGATATGTAAAAGCTGGGCTTTCGGACAAGGCTTTGGCAGTGTTAAGGAAGTCTGAGGTACTAATGATGCACAACAAATTCAGTAGAGCATATGATTTTGTTATCACACAATATGCAGCATGTGGGAATAAAGATGACGTTTTAAGAGTTTGGAAACGCTACAAGCAGAACTTGAAGGTTTACAATAGGGGCTATATTTGTGTTATATCTTCCTTGTTGAAATTTGATGGCATGGAAAGTGCTGAGAAGATTTTTGAGGAGTGGGAGTCTCGTAATTTAAGTCATGATATCCGAATTCCAAATCACTTGATCGATGCATACTGCAGAAGAGGGCTTTTGCACAAGGCTGAAACTCTTATCTACAAGGCACAGTTGAGGGGGACAGAGCCTAATGTCAGGACATGG
It contains:
- the LOC102622072 gene encoding pentatricopeptide repeat-containing protein At2g20710, mitochondrial-like — encoded protein: MKLVRLRTTLYNIKAQLGLGNVLDSSSSYSTATGTSTREVTISLRKGSSMYKLYRMLSPMGDPNDSMVPLLDQWVEEGRPLDMEQLRIIIKKFRLYKRFSHALQISMWMTKKSNFVLTPADVAIRLDLIAKVQGIEQAASYFNCVPEKLKLPSVYIALLNAYACAKSAEKAEIIMQQMRDRGLVKKTIDYNSMMNVYYQTGNYKKLDSLMHEMEEKGIDCDKYTFSILLSACAAASDGEGIDKIVAMMEADRGVVLDWTVYATAASGYVKAGLSDKALAVLRKSEVLMMHNKFSRAYDFVITQYAACGNKDDVLRVWKRYKQNLKVYNRGYICVISSLLKFDGMESAEKIFEEWESRNLSHDIRIPNHLIDAYCRRGLLHKAETLIYKAQLRGTEPNVRTWYLMATGYLQNNQSEKGVEAMKKALVLLEAGTRWKPSKECLAACLGYYKKERDIEGADYFIKLLTGKEIISADLQDRLLNNIRNG